AGAACTCGAGTGGATTGACTCCCTGTGGTGCCGAGCCCCATCCAGCCTCCCCGTCACCTTCACCCCCACACACACCAACCCGGACTAGTGTGAGGACTTGTCCGGCCGATCATGTGACTGCCTCGTGTCCGGGTCTTTGACGTGGCATGGGGCGGGGTGATCTGACGGATGCGGAGTGGAACGGCCGCGGCCGCTCCTGTCGGTCAGCAATGGGTGTTGTGGCAGGTGGCGGGATCATAGGCAGGTGATCGACGGGATCCTGCACCGCGTGCGAACCGGGGTGCAGTGGTGTGATCTGCCCGAACGGCTCGGCCGTGGAAGACCGTCTATGATCTGACGATGCTATTCCGCACGGTGCAGTTCAGCGAAGTGTGAGGGAATGCAACTGGGGTCCGTCGTCGCCTTCGCCGCCGATCTTCAGCCGCACAAGGGCAGCGGTGCGTTCTTCGAGGTCGACTGTGTCCTTCGTCTGCCCGCCTTCGACTGTGGCGGCCGGAGTCCAGTGGTGGCCGTCGCGGGACAGTTCAACGGTGTACTGCTTGGGACGTTCGTCGCCCCAGTCGGCGGTCAGAGTCCGGAGCCGGCGGGGACGTTCGAGGTTCACGGTGAGGGCAGGGTCAGGGGTCTTGGCCTGCCAGAACGTCTGTGCATCGCCGTCGACTGCCGCAACTGCCGGGGAACTCGGATCGGATGAGTCGGCGCTGATGGCCGCGCATCGGGCAAGGTCGATCGTGGGCGCGAGATCCGGGCGGCGGGTCGGCACCTTGAGCTGCTGGCCGGGTCGGAGGTTCTTCGAGTGTCCGCGTACCTCAACCGGCATGGCAGCACCGTTGAGTAGTCGCACCGTGGTCTGGTGCGGGCCGATCTCCATGGTGAACTTCCTTCCCTGCCAGGAGAGTTCGCGCATCGATATGCCGGTCAGCTGCGGCGGTAGGGTTGGGTCGAGGTACACGCGATCGTCCCGCCAGCGCATTCCCGAATAGCCGTAGAGGAACTCCTGGAGGAAGCCGCCCGTTCCGGTCATGAAGGTGAACGCTCCGCCGGAGCGCGCTTCGGCGAACTGCTCGAACGGGGCCCGGATGAAAGGATCGACGCTCCGCTTGGTGTAGGTCATCGCCGCGCAGCCCGGGTCGCCCAGCTCGCTGGAGATGATCGAATGCACGCTGTCGGTCATGCTGGGCCCGTCCGGATCGGTGCGTGGCACGTAGCGAGCCATGTCGGCACGGGTGACTTCCGCCGACTGCGGGTTTTCCCACGGGTAGCGCATCAGTACCACGTCGGCCTGTTTGATCCTCTTACCTGCGTAGCCGTCGTACTCCGGGTGGGTTCCGGTCTTCGCGTCGAACGGGATTCGAAGGCTGTCCGCCACACGCGACCATTGGGGGTTTGCGGGTTGGCCGAAGATCTTGGCGGCCTGTACTGCGAAGTGCAGCGAGTCTCGGGCAGCCATATTGGTATAGGCACTGTCGTCGATGTTCTCGACGTACTCGTCCGGAGGTGTCACCCCGTTGATGCTCGAGGAACCATCGGCATTGCGCGTGACCCGGCTGACCCAGAAGTCTGCGACTCCCCGGAGTATCTCCGCACCCTTGTCTCGCAGCCAGGTCCGGTCACCGGTGGCAAGCCAGTACTGCCATACCGCGAGGGAGATGTCGGAACTGATGTGTTGTTCATAGCGTCCGGTCGAGGCCCAGGAAGGAGTGTCTTCCAAGCCCGATAGTGCGCTCTCCCAGGGGAATCGCGTTCCTGAGTAGCCTCCGTCCTTGGCGTACTTGCGGGCAGCGTCGATTCTGTTTATGCGGTACTGAAGCATGGATTTCGCGATGTCCGGATGCTGTGCGAGCACGCTCGGGTACATCCACGTTTCGGTGTCCCAGAAGACATGCCCGTTGTAGCCGTCGCTGGACAGCCCGGCGGGCGAGGGGCTCCACGGTGATCCGGCGCGGACGCTGGCCAGCAGGTAGAACTGGCTGGCGAGCACCTGGCGCCGGAGCCGACTGTCGCCTTGCACCTCAACTCGCGCCCTCCAGAGCTTCCGCCATGCGGCGGCGTTCTCTGCGGTGAGCCGGGCCCAGCCCACCCTGGTGGCGTCGGCGGACTGCTGCCGGGCGGTAGCCAGCGCATCCGTCGAGTCCTGGGTGCTGGCGATGCCGACAAACTTCGTGACGTTCACGGGGACCCCTGCGGTGACCCGCACAGTTGCCCGCTGTCCGGTTACGTCACCGCCCATAGGCGTGATGCGCCCAGGTGCGTCGAGTTGGGAAGCGATGGCGACCTGAGTGCTGTTGCCCTCGGCACGACGTGTTTCCCATACCTGGTGTTTGTCCTCACTGCTGCCGCGTACGGGACTCTTCAGGTGCTCAGCCGCACGGTCGTCGATCAAGTCGGTCACCGTTGCGGTGCCTGTCCATCGAGGCACCATCTCAAGGTGGACAACGGCCACATGCTTGCGTGCGCGGTCGGCGACCAGACGGTAGCGAAGATCAGCGGTGCGGCCAGAGGGAGAGGTCCATCGCGCCGTGGTGGTCAGGGTGCCGGTACGAAGGTCGAGACTCTGCCGGTACTTCGAGACCTTGCCCGCGCCGAGGGCGGCAGAGGCGCCGCTCTCCCCTTCACTGATGTCCAAACTGGACCAGGCGGGCAGGCTGGGCTTGACGGCGGTTGTGTCCGGCGGCGTCGAGTAAAGGCCCGCGAGCTCGAACTGAGTGGGTATGGGCTTGTCCGCCCAGCCCTGGCCGGCCGCTGGAATCCGCGCGCCGAGGTAGCCGTTGCCGACGAACGTCGGGTGGCAATCCCGCTGTGCGTCGTCGGTGGAGAGCACCCAACCGCCGCTGCCGTCCGTGGCGACCTTTCCCCACTCTGCCGCGCCAGTGGAGCGCGGGATTGCTGCTGCGGACGACTGAGTTGTGAACACAAAGGCGACTGCCAAGGCGGCCGAAAGTGCGGATTTCGCCGCTGCCTCAGCTCGTCGGGGGCCGATGGGCCAGTTTCTGCGGAGTGGTGAGCTGCACATGTCTCTCCCTGGGGAGCGATCGGTATCCCTCGGCTGTCATGTGGGACCAAGGGCCGTGGGCTCGCGGATTGCGGCAAAGAACGATGGCCGAGCAGTCCGTAGTTGACGAATGGCCACTCGGCGCCGTTCATGACCGAGACCATGTCGGTGGCGATGCCGGGACCTGGGCGGGGGAAACGCCCGCCGACGTCTTCAGCGCCGTGGGAGCGGCAATGCCCTGCGCCGGAACTCGGGCCATGTGCAATAACGGCCTCGGTGCGGCAGCCCCCCCCGGCATGAACGCGGACTCCCTTCCGTTCCACCGGTCTCTACCACCGCGGGTACGTTAAGCCGGGAAAAATTCTGGGGTCAAGAGTTGCAACAACAGCTCTTCATATGCGTCCGAAAAGTGCATTAATGCCATACTTTACACATAAAGGAATGAAAAGAGGCGGGCGCGCATCGGTCGACTTTCGGCCAACGGCTTAAGCGGCCTGGGGAGTCCGCAGTTTCGCCACGGGATCTCCATTCCAGAGCGGCAAAACCACACGTGATGGCAGCCGGCGTCCAGCTCCGGAGCTGGACGCCGGCCCTCCCGACGGTCTGGCGCGCCTCTGGCGCCATGCCGTCAGGCCGTACCGCAGAGCAAGAGGGGGTTGTAGTTCTTGTCGCCGATGTTGATCGGTTCCTGGGACTGGCTGTGGGACCAGGTGACGGGGAGTTTGCCGGTAAAGGGGCGCTTACCGAAGAGGACCTCGGCGACTCCTTCGCCTTCGCTGCCGGGGAGCCAGGACATCACGAAGGTGTCCACGTTGGGCAGTTGGGCAGTTGGGCAGTGACGATCTGGGGGCGGCCGGCCACGTCGAGGACGACGCAGGTCTTGATGGCGGAGCAGACCTGGTCGATGTTCGCCCTGTCGGCCGCGGAGAGGTTCAGGGTGTGGTCGCCCACGCCTACGTCGCCCAGGCCTGGAAGGATGTCAAGCGTCCAGGAGGGTGGACGGCCGTGGAGCGTTACTTCCGCGATGGGCACACCGAGACCTGGTGGGCCGCTGATGCCCACCTGGGCAG
This portion of the Streptomyces asiaticus genome encodes:
- a CDS encoding glycoside hydrolase family 3 C-terminal domain-containing protein, producing the protein MDTFVMSWLPGSEGEGVAEVLFGKRPFTGKLPVTWSHSQSQEPINIGDKNYNPLLLCGTA
- a CDS encoding discoidin domain-containing protein, giving the protein MAVAFVFTTQSSAAAIPRSTGAAEWGKVATDGSGGWVLSTDDAQRDCHPTFVGNGYLGARIPAAGQGWADKPIPTQFELAGLYSTPPDTTAVKPSLPAWSSLDISEGESGASAALGAGKVSKYRQSLDLRTGTLTTTARWTSPSGRTADLRYRLVADRARKHVAVVHLEMVPRWTGTATVTDLIDDRAAEHLKSPVRGSSEDKHQVWETRRAEGNSTQVAIASQLDAPGRITPMGGDVTGQRATVRVTAGVPVNVTKFVGIASTQDSTDALATARQQSADATRVGWARLTAENAAAWRKLWRARVEVQGDSRLRRQVLASQFYLLASVRAGSPWSPSPAGLSSDGYNGHVFWDTETWMYPSVLAQHPDIAKSMLQYRINRIDAARKYAKDGGYSGTRFPWESALSGLEDTPSWASTGRYEQHISSDISLAVWQYWLATGDRTWLRDKGAEILRGVADFWVSRVTRNADGSSSINGVTPPDEYVENIDDSAYTNMAARDSLHFAVQAAKIFGQPANPQWSRVADSLRIPFDAKTGTHPEYDGYAGKRIKQADVVLMRYPWENPQSAEVTRADMARYVPRTDPDGPSMTDSVHSIISSELGDPGCAAMTYTKRSVDPFIRAPFEQFAEARSGGAFTFMTGTGGFLQEFLYGYSGMRWRDDRVYLDPTLPPQLTGISMRELSWQGRKFTMEIGPHQTTVRLLNGAAMPVEVRGHSKNLRPGQQLKVPTRRPDLAPTIDLARCAAISADSSDPSSPAVAAVDGDAQTFWQAKTPDPALTVNLERPRRLRTLTADWGDERPKQYTVELSRDGHHWTPAATVEGGQTKDTVDLEERTAALVRLKIGGEGDDGPQLHSLTLR